In the genome of Hyphomicrobium sp. CS1GBMeth3, the window GCCGCTGGTGGCCTGCGTCGTCAGCAACGGCGATCACAGCTTCGCGGCGCTCAAGGCAACGGGAGAGTGCGTTATTGCCGTGCCGGCCGCCAGCATGGCGGATGCGGTTGTCGCTGTCGGGAATACGACCGGGCGCGGTCTCGATAAGTTCGAAGCCTTTGGTTTGACGGCCGTTCCGGCCGCATCGGTGGCGCCGCCGCTGGTTAAGGAATGCTTTGCCAACCTCGAATGTCGGGTCGTCGATCGCCGCCTGGTGGCCGTCTACAATCTCTTCGTGCTGGAGGTCGTCAAAGCCTGGGTGGATCCCCGGCAGAAGTCGCCCAAGACCTTGCACCATCGGGGTTACGGGACGTTCGTCATCGACGGGGAGGTGGTCCGGCTCAAGTCCAAGATGCGCTGAGGCGGAACCTTAAGGGCCGTGCCGCATCTCTTTGAGCAGCGTCAATGCCTGCAGCTGACGCAGCGATTTCCTCTTTGCCCACGATCTCGTGGGTAACCACGGTTCGCATGTTTTTCGGAAAAGTGCGTGCTTACGGAAAGGAGAGACCCATGGCTAACACTCAAGTCTCGAAACCTGCATCCGCTCCTCAGCGCCGCGTGCCGGATGTGTTTGACGCGCTGCACGGCGAATTGGATCGCGTGTTCCGCACCTTCGAGCGGGGCTGGCCACGTTGGCCGAGCCTGCTTCATGGCGCTGCGATGGATATCGCGCTTCCCAATATCGACGTGCACGAGAACAGCAACGCCATCACGATCGAAGCCGATTTGCCGGGGCTCGACGAGAAGGACGTCTCAGTGACGCTTGCCAACGGCGTGCTCACGATCAAGGGCGAGCGCAAGAGCGCGCGCGAGGAGAAGGATGAGAGCTACTATCTGAGCGAGCGCAGCTTCGGCAGCTTCGAGCGTTCGCTAAAGCTTCCCGACACTGTCGACGAGAGCAACATCGAGGCCCGCTTCGACAAAGGCGTGCTCAAGGTCATCGCGGCGAAAAAGCCCGGCGCTGACAAGGCGGAGAAGAAGATCCAGATCAAAAAAGGCTAGCCTTCGGTTGCTGCATCCCTTCGACAAGAAAAGGCCGTGGATCGATCCCCGCCACGGTCTTTTCTGTTCAGGACGAGGTTTTATCCTTGGATGTCCCCTCTTTAGGGATGTACGGCGATGGCGTGGCACGCGGTCTCAAGCGTCTACGTAGCCCCAAATCCCGGGGTGGAACAGCGGTGGTAGCGCGCGCTCGCAACTTCGGGGTCGTCGCCCTATATAAAGCCCGCCATGCGGCCCGGAGGTACCATGAAACCCAAGCGCGAGGAGACGGTGATCGTCATCGATCGCCACGCGGAAGCGAACCAACTCAAGGGCTGGCGGCGCTGGCTGGCGACGGGAGTCGGGTATCTGGTTTTTGCGTTGGCGGCCCTTGTCGGCCTCGCCCTGTTTCTCGGGCTGGCCATGACGTTTCTAATGGTGCTCGCGGTTGCCGTTCCGCTCGCTATCGTCTTGGCGGTGATTGCTTATGCGATGGGCTATCGAAAAATCGACATACGGCGCGACCGCTTCTAGACCCGCTGTTTCTCGCGATCAGGGGGCTGGCGGCTCGGGGACATCGTCGGGCGTAGCGTTGCTGCTATCGTCCTTGGCAGGCTCCTCGGAGGGCGGCAGTTTCGAAAACCACGGCACGGCATCGCCCAGCACCTTGCCGAAGGCGCCGTCGAGGGCGGCTATGGCGGATGGTGCGTCGATGGCCGCAAGCGGGGCGCTCTCGTGGAAGACGCGCGAGCCTTCGATCTTTCCACCTGCGCTCACAAGCTTGACTGTGATCTCGACTTCGGCCTTGGGCTCGGGCTTCAAGACGACCGCGAACTGGCGGATCTCGGCCTGAAGTTGGTCGCTCGGCTCCAGCGTGTCGAGCGGGCGTGTGATGGAGCCGAAGCAGCCGGTCCCCTCAAGGCTCTCAATGACCTTGGACTGCACGACCGCCGGAATGTTGTCGGTGAATTGTGCCTTCTCGAACGGGGCGTCCTCCGGCGGATCTCCGACGATCACGACCCGGTCCGAGTTGAACGCCATCGGGGCGGCGGGCTCGGGCACGACGAGCAGTTGGCGCGTCGGCTCGGAGCAGTCTTTTGAGGCGGGAAGTGCGGTCAGGTTATAGATGCCGGGCTTGGCCTTGCCGCCGCCCGCGAAGCGCTCGAGTCCGGCCAGGATACCGTCGATGCGCTCAGAATTGCGCGAGAGAACGCCCGCGAAATTGCTGATGCCGGTAATGGCGTCGTGCAGAGCGGCACTGTTGTCGTCGATGACCTTGTCGAGGCGATTCAGCGTGCCGCGTGCCGATTGTGTGAGGCTTTGGGTGCTCTCGGGGCTCGCCTGGAGGAGCGGCACCGCTGCGCCCGCGGCAGCCGTAAGCGGTGCGGCACCGGGATCGCCGCCCTTCAGCTCGATGATCGGTGCACCAGTGAGGCCTTGGAAATCGACGTTGACGGTCGTGTCGGCCCGCACGGGAGCCGAGCGGTCGACGGCGATCGTGACGAGCACGTCTTTGGGTGCGTCGGCAGAGAGCTGGATATCTGTCACCTCGCCGACGCGGATGCCGTTGAAGAGGACGCTCGAGCCTTTGAGCAATCCGGATATCGAGCTCTGGAAGCGGACCTGGAAGATCTGGCGGTCGCCAAGCCCTCCGGTGTTGAGCAGCCAGTAGACGAAGGCAAAGACCGCCAGCGTCGCAGCGAGCACAAAGGCTCCGACCAGGGTGTAACGGGCCTGTGTTTCCATGTCTCCGGCCTCAAGGCTCTATGTTGGCAAAGCGGGCGTTCTGCGCGGTGGCGCGACGGCCGCGGAAGTATGAGCGGACCCACGGGTGGTCGCTCGCGAGCATGTCCTCGATCGAGCCGGTGGCGACGACGCGGCCGTCGGCGAGAGCGCCGATGCGGTCGCAGATCGTGTACAGGCTTTCGAGGTCATGGGTAATCATGAAGACGGTGAGGCCCAGCGTCTGCTGCAAGGTGCGGATCAGGGCGTCGAAGTCGCCGGCCGCGATCGGGTCGAGGCCCGAGGTCGGTTCGTCGAGAAAGACCAATTCGGGATCAAGGGCCAGCGCGCGGGCGAGTGCGACGCGCTTGGTCATGCCGCCTGACAGCTCCGACGGAAGCTTGTCATGGTCCGCCTTACGCAGGCCGACCATGTCGAGCTTGGTAGCGGCCATCTCGTCCATGAGGCGCTGGGGAAGGTCGAGATATTCGCGCATCGGGAACTGCACGTTCTCGAGGGCGGTGAGCGACGAGAACAGCGCACCCTGCTGGAAGAGGATGCCCCACTGGCGCTCGACCTCGAGCCGCTGCTGGCGTGTCGCGGTATCGAGGCGCGTGCCCAGCACCTCGATGGAGCCGGCGCGGCGCGGGATGAGGCCAATGATGGTGCGGAGCAGCACAGACTTGCCGCTGCCCGAGCCGCCGACGAAGCCGAACACCTCGCCGCGGCGCACGTCGAATGAGACGCCGTTCAGCACCGTGCGGCGGCCGAAGCCCACCACGAGGTCGCGCACGGAGATGATGGCGTCGTTGGTCATGGCTACATATCGATGGCGGCGAAGAAGACGGCAAACAGGCCATCCAGCACGATGACAAGGAAGATCGATTTCACGACCGAGGCCGTCGTCTCGCGGCCGAGCGACTCGGCGCTGCCCTTAACGGCGAGGCCCTGTGTGCAGGCCACGATGCCGATCACCAGCGCCATGAACGGCGCCTTGATCATGCCGACCTCGAAATGGGTGAGCGAGACGGCTTCGCGCAGCCGCTCGATGTAGATGTCCGGGCTCATGCCTCCGTAAGCCCAGGCCACGAGGCCGCCGCCGTAAAGCGCGGCCATGGAGCCGAGGAAGGTCAGGATCGGTAGCGCAATGATGAGGGCGATGATGCGCGGCAGGATCAGCACTTCGACCGGATCGCGGCCCATGGTGCGCAGGGCGTCGATTTCCTCGCGCATTTTCATGGAGCCGAGTTCGGCGGTGTAGGCGCTGCCAGAGCGCCCGGCGATCATGATGGCGATGATCAACACGCCGATCTCGCGCAGCACGAGAATTCCGACCATGTCGACGACGTAGGCATCGGCCCCGAACTTCCGGAAATGGAAGAAGCCCTGCTGGGCAATGATGCAGCCGATCAGGAAGGTGATCAGCAGCATGATCGGCACCGCCTGCCAGCCGACACGGTCGAGGTGGTGGACCGTGGACGTGAAGCGGAAGCTGCGTGGATTGGTGAAGATGCGCGCGATGGCAAGCACGACGGCGCCAAGCATGGCGGCGAAGGTCAAAAGCTCCTGGCCGAAACGCGCCGTGGCGCGGCCAAGCTCGCTCACCGACTGCAGGATCGAGCCGCCGCTGCGCTGGTGGGCCGGGCCGCGTTCCGTGCTGTGGATCTCGTCGTATAGCGCGCGGTAGCGCTCTGGCAGTCCGTCGAGGTGGGCTTCGGGACCGGAGTCGCGGCTGCGCAGAAGCCTTTCGAGGAGCCACGCGCCGTAGGTATCGAGCGCGGTGACATTGTGCACGTCGATGGTCACCGCTTGGTCGGCGGGGGTTGCGCGTACGGTCTCCTCGATCAGCACGTCGAGGTTGCGGGCATGGTCTACGGTCCACGAACCGGCAGCGGCCAGCTCGATCCGCCCCGCTGCCGGGCGCGCGATCAGGGACGGGGGCGAACCCATCTAACCGTTTGCCTTTCTCGTGATTGGCGCCGGCGTCATTTGCGCGACAGGCTCACCGTGACGCTCTTCAGAGGTATGCCCTCGGTGTCAATGGCGACATTCTGCTTTGACTTGTCGTAGGTTATCTTCATCGTGCCTGCCACGCCACCGGAGATGGCCAGCGTCAGGTTCTGCTCCGTGAGCTTGCCGGTGACAGCGCCCGAGGCATTGTACGTCCGCTCCTCCCAGCTGCCGCTCAAGGCGCCGCCGCTGGAACTCACCTTGGAGCGCATCTCGATCTTGTTGGTCTTGCCGGAGCAGCGCACCGCAATGCCGAGCTGGGTCCCGCTCCCCGTGTAGTAGGCATCGCACTTCAGCCGCTCGCTGGTGCCGTCCTGAAGGCGGTAGGTTCCACTGCCTCCCCAGGAGCCTAGCAGTGTCTCGAACGTGGGATTTGCGAAGCTGGGCGTAGCGAAGACAGTGGCGGCGAGCGCAGGCGTCCAGGCGTAGGCACGGCGCCAGAGTGCAGGACGAGAAGGCTTCATGCGGTCCTCGGTTCTACGGTTGCATCCGGGTCCCAGCGGGGGCCGGATGCACAATATCTTTCGCTTGTGGTCGAAAAGCTGACGCAGGCACTCGCGCGGCTACGGCCTCAAGAGACACCGTTTATACGTCACACGCAACTCCGCATCACGACAGTAGCAGCCCCTAGCCGTGAATTGATCTGGGGGCAGCGAATGCGGCGGAGGCATGACTGGTGCAGGTGTGGCGGAGCGAAACTCAGCAGGCGTACGTGACCCAGATATTGGGCTCTTCGTAGCGGCCGACCCCTCGCTCGAGGTCGATATTCAGGGGAACGAGCGCGCCATCAATGACATAAGAGCCGGATTGGGCATATTCGGTCTTGGCCCAAGTCTCCCAGAACCCGATTGGCTCCTCGACCACCATGGACCGTTTGCAGGGGCCGAGCAGCTTGCCACCCGAGGACAGATGGCTGCGCAACCAGGGATCGAAGGCGCGGCCTTTGCCATCGGTCCAGGTCACATAATCGTCGATGCCGACCCAGGGGTGGCGTGCTTTCGAGGAGGGCCTTACGGCCGCGAACACGGCGCGCAGGCCTTTTGATTCGGCCAGCTCGCGCATGGCGCGGAGCATCCTACGGCCGTAGCCCTTGGCGCGATGCACGGCCGGGATCGACATGGCGAGACCGCCGAGGACGGTGTGCGGACCCTTCGGCCGTGCGCCAGTCTCTACAACCCAATCCCATCCCTCCTGAGGAAGATCGCCGGAGCCGTTGTAGCTCAATGGCACGCTGTTGAAGACAGCGACAGGATAGTCGGTCTCTTCGTCGACCAAGCAAAGCTGATAGTCAGGATATTTCTCAATAAGCTCAGTATAGAGCTCATAATGGGCGCGCGTGTAGTTGAGATAACCTAACGCACTCCACGACGCCTGCTCTATGGAACTCGCGGCTTTTCTTAACTCATCACTGTAGGCGCGGTTACGGATTACGAGGCGAGACGTCATGTTCACGCTCAAAAATATGCTCTACGCGAAGATAATGTGATGCGGTTACCAAGACGATAAGATTAATAAATCCTAAACGAGCGGGAAGCAAACGAAAAAAAGTTAACAACACATTTGGAGCTACCCACTTTTGGACGACAACTAACACCTCTTTAATCATAAGTTTATATTCAAAGTTCAATTAAACAAAGACTTAGGCGTTGCGCGCCAAACCTCGGTTGAACGCATGGAAAAGGCCGTGACGCTAATGTTGCTTGGCGACGCATCCAATCTTTACGAAGGAGATCTCCGCCGTCTGACGCGGATTATTCGTGCGGCCATCACTTTCTTCGGCCTGCTTTTGCTCGCGGTGATTGCGTTTGCGGGTTGGTCTGCGAACAAGGCGGCAACGGATATCGAGCGCACACTGGTCGAAAATGCGCTTAATCAGAGCATTGCCGCTGTGCTCAACGGGCAAAAGAGCGTGGCCTGGTGGGATGAGGCTGTCACGAACACCGCAGACGGTGCGCTCAATCTCGATTTCGCGGATGCGGAGTTCGGGATCTATTTGACCGAGACTTACGGGCACAACGAGATCTTTGTTCTCGATGCTCGCGATCAACCAATCTACGCATACCTGGATGAAGGGCGCGCTGCGCCCGAGACTTACAATGGACGGCGAGCCATTATCGCGCCGATTGTTGCTGAAGCGCGCCATGGCACTGCAGATTCCCGCTTACGCGCGCGTTCCGATGAGTTCGGTCGCGCTCAGATGAGCTACAAAATCCTGTCGCGCGCGGTGAAGTCGGCGCGCTGGGCTGGCCACATCGTATCGGTGAATGGGAAGCCGGCTGTTGTCGGCGTCATCACCATCATCCCGAACGTCGATCTCACTTTGTTGGAGACGCCATCCAAGCTTCTGATCAGCATCAGCTATATCAATGAAGAGTTCATCTCGAAGATCGCCCGTACCCTGCTTCTGCCGGATCTTAAATTGACTCCCGAGCCGATCCAGGCAAGCGGCCTGTATGTTCAGCCGTTCATGGGCGACGACGGGAAAGTGGACGGCTATCTCTCGTGGACCACGCGCAGGCCGGGGCAAGTGCTGTTGACCGTGATCCTTCCGTTGGTGGCGTGTGGGGTGTTTGCGACCGGCCTTCTGTCCAGCCACATGTTCGGGCGCCTGAAGCGTGCTTCCGATGAACTCACCCAGCGTGAGGCTCGGGCCCGCCATGCCGCCAAGCACGACGCGCTTTCGGGGCTGCCCAATCGCCAGCATCTAATCGAGGAGGTCGATGCCAAGCTTGGTGCCCCAGAGTTTGGGACCAATGGGCAACAGATCGTCGCGGCCTATCTCGACATCGACAGGTTCAAGGATATCAACGACACGCTTGGTCACGAGACCGGCGACAAGTTGATCAAGGCCGTTTCAAAGCGTCTCGCCGCGCGCCTTCGTGCCCATGACTTCCTGGCCCGTTTCGGCGGCGACGAATTCGCAGTTCTCAGCATGTCGCCCGACGTGGATGCGGACACGCGTCTCGCTGCGCGCATCGCGAGTGCCTTCGAGGAGCCGTTTGCAATCGAAGGGCAGTCGATCCGCGTCACCGCCTCGGTTGGCATTGCCAGGGCACCGGATCATGGGCGCTCTGCCGACGAGCTCATGCGACACGCCGATATCGCGCTCTACGAAGCCAAGAGCCAAGGGCGTGACAGGGCGATGACTTTCTCCAGCGATATGGCGAGGCAAGTCGAGACGCGTCGCTCGATCGAGGTGGACCTGCGCACGGCCATCGAGCGTGAAGAGCTCAAGCTATTCTATCAGCCGATTATTTCCTGCCGCACCGGCGCGATCGTTGGTGCGGAGGCCCTTCTGCGTTGGCGTCATCCGCTGCGCGGGGAGATCTCGCCGGCAACCTTCATTCCGATCGCCGAGATTTCGGGCCTCATGCCGAGCCTTGGGACGTGGATGCTCGAACGAGCGTTCCAGGACGCGAAGCGTTGGCCTGACCTCGAGCTAGCAGTCAATCTATCGCCGGTCCAGTTCAATCAGACGGATCTGCAGGCCACGCTGCGCCGCCTCACGACAGAACACGATGTCGCTCCAAACCGGATCGTGCTCGAGATCACGGAGGGTGTGCTGCTAGAGGCGACGGACCAGACCAAAGCCGTTCTGCAAGGTTTGCAGGAGATGGGCTTCCGTACCGCGCTCGACGATTTCGGTACGGGCTACTCGAGCTTGGCATATCTCTGCAATTTCAAGTTCGACAAGATTAAAATCGACCGGTCGTTCGTCTCCAACGTGTCAAATGCGCTGACATCTCGCGCGATCGTGCAGTCCGTTGCTTCTCTTGGGCGCGGCCTTGGTATGCAGATCGTCGCCGAGGGCGTGGAGACCGAGTACGAAGCTGTCATGATGAGCCATTTCGGCTGCACGGAGCTGCAGGGCTACTTCTTCTCTAAGCCCATTCCGGCGGCCGATCTCAGCACGCTGCTCGAAAAGTTCGAGCCGCGGCATATGGTGCCGTTTTCTGATCTGCAAACGGTTGATCCACCCCGCAGCGCGACGGCTTGATTTTTTTGTCGCTATCACGATTGCTCTCCCCTGGGACCTTATCCGAGGCGGGGCGAGGAGCGATGGCCGACAAGGGCAATGCCGACTATCAATGGGATGGCTTCGACGCTGAACAGTACTTTCAGCAGTACTACGGCGAGCCGCATGCCGACGATGATCGTGTGGTCGAATTTGCGGTCAATGCGTTAAAGCAGGCGACCCCTCACGACCGTTTGCTCGACGTCCTCGACGTTGGCACGGGGCCCAGTCTGATCCCCTTTCTGTGTGCGTTGCCGCGTGCCAGGCGGCTCACAGCTTGGGAATATTCGGGAGCCAATATTGCCTGGCTCAAGTTCGAACTGGCTCGGGACGAGCTGCGGCCGCAGTGGCGCCATTTCTGGGATGTCGGGCGCGCTGCATACGGTAAGGGGTG includes:
- a CDS encoding MlaD family protein; the protein is METQARYTLVGAFVLAATLAVFAFVYWLLNTGGLGDRQIFQVRFQSSISGLLKGSSVLFNGIRVGEVTDIQLSADAPKDVLVTIAVDRSAPVRADTTVNVDFQGLTGAPIIELKGGDPGAAPLTAAAGAAVPLLQASPESTQSLTQSARGTLNRLDKVIDDNSAALHDAITGISNFAGVLSRNSERIDGILAGLERFAGGGKAKPGIYNLTALPASKDCSEPTRQLLVVPEPAAPMAFNSDRVVIVGDPPEDAPFEKAQFTDNIPAVVQSKVIESLEGTGCFGSITRPLDTLEPSDQLQAEIRQFAVVLKPEPKAEVEITVKLVSAGGKIEGSRVFHESAPLAAIDAPSAIAALDGAFGKVLGDAVPWFSKLPPSEEPAKDDSSNATPDDVPEPPAP
- a CDS encoding GNAT family N-acetyltransferase, coding for MTSRLVIRNRAYSDELRKAASSIEQASWSALGYLNYTRAHYELYTELIEKYPDYQLCLVDEETDYPVAVFNSVPLSYNGSGDLPQEGWDWVVETGARPKGPHTVLGGLAMSIPAVHRAKGYGRRMLRAMRELAESKGLRAVFAAVRPSSKARHPWVGIDDYVTWTDGKGRAFDPWLRSHLSSGGKLLGPCKRSMVVEEPIGFWETWAKTEYAQSGSYVIDGALVPLNIDLERGVGRYEEPNIWVTYAC
- a CDS encoding Hsp20/alpha crystallin family protein, with protein sequence MANTQVSKPASAPQRRVPDVFDALHGELDRVFRTFERGWPRWPSLLHGAAMDIALPNIDVHENSNAITIEADLPGLDEKDVSVTLANGVLTIKGERKSAREEKDESYYLSERSFGSFERSLKLPDTVDESNIEARFDKGVLKVIAAKKPGADKAEKKIQIKKG
- a CDS encoding flavin reductase family protein, encoding MKELPLAKVYQLLEPGPVVLLTTAHKGRANVMTMSWHMMVEFEPPLVACVVSNGDHSFAALKATGECVIAVPAASMADAVVAVGNTTGRGLDKFEAFGLTAVPAASVAPPLVKECFANLECRVVDRRLVAVYNLFVLEVVKAWVDPRQKSPKTLHHRGYGTFVIDGEVVRLKSKMR
- a CDS encoding ATP-binding cassette domain-containing protein, giving the protein MTNDAIISVRDLVVGFGRRTVLNGVSFDVRRGEVFGFVGGSGSGKSVLLRTIIGLIPRRAGSIEVLGTRLDTATRQQRLEVERQWGILFQQGALFSSLTALENVQFPMREYLDLPQRLMDEMAATKLDMVGLRKADHDKLPSELSGGMTKRVALARALALDPELVFLDEPTSGLDPIAAGDFDALIRTLQQTLGLTVFMITHDLESLYTICDRIGALADGRVVATGSIEDMLASDHPWVRSYFRGRRATAQNARFANIEP
- a CDS encoding EAL domain-containing protein, with translation MLLGDASNLYEGDLRRLTRIIRAAITFFGLLLLAVIAFAGWSANKAATDIERTLVENALNQSIAAVLNGQKSVAWWDEAVTNTADGALNLDFADAEFGIYLTETYGHNEIFVLDARDQPIYAYLDEGRAAPETYNGRRAIIAPIVAEARHGTADSRLRARSDEFGRAQMSYKILSRAVKSARWAGHIVSVNGKPAVVGVITIIPNVDLTLLETPSKLLISISYINEEFISKIARTLLLPDLKLTPEPIQASGLYVQPFMGDDGKVDGYLSWTTRRPGQVLLTVILPLVACGVFATGLLSSHMFGRLKRASDELTQREARARHAAKHDALSGLPNRQHLIEEVDAKLGAPEFGTNGQQIVAAYLDIDRFKDINDTLGHETGDKLIKAVSKRLAARLRAHDFLARFGGDEFAVLSMSPDVDADTRLAARIASAFEEPFAIEGQSIRVTASVGIARAPDHGRSADELMRHADIALYEAKSQGRDRAMTFSSDMARQVETRRSIEVDLRTAIEREELKLFYQPIISCRTGAIVGAEALLRWRHPLRGEISPATFIPIAEISGLMPSLGTWMLERAFQDAKRWPDLELAVNLSPVQFNQTDLQATLRRLTTEHDVAPNRIVLEITEGVLLEATDQTKAVLQGLQEMGFRTALDDFGTGYSSLAYLCNFKFDKIKIDRSFVSNVSNALTSRAIVQSVASLGRGLGMQIVAEGVETEYEAVMMSHFGCTELQGYFFSKPIPAADLSTLLEKFEPRHMVPFSDLQTVDPPRSATA
- a CDS encoding ABC transporter permease yields the protein MGSPPSLIARPAAGRIELAAAGSWTVDHARNLDVLIEETVRATPADQAVTIDVHNVTALDTYGAWLLERLLRSRDSGPEAHLDGLPERYRALYDEIHSTERGPAHQRSGGSILQSVSELGRATARFGQELLTFAAMLGAVVLAIARIFTNPRSFRFTSTVHHLDRVGWQAVPIMLLITFLIGCIIAQQGFFHFRKFGADAYVVDMVGILVLREIGVLIIAIMIAGRSGSAYTAELGSMKMREEIDALRTMGRDPVEVLILPRIIALIIALPILTFLGSMAALYGGGLVAWAYGGMSPDIYIERLREAVSLTHFEVGMIKAPFMALVIGIVACTQGLAVKGSAESLGRETTASVVKSIFLVIVLDGLFAVFFAAIDM